The sequence below is a genomic window from Theobroma cacao cultivar B97-61/B2 chromosome 6, Criollo_cocoa_genome_V2, whole genome shotgun sequence.
TCGTGGTTCCTTAGGATTCCCATTACAGTTATAGAAGTAGCCGTCTTCGTTGTCCCCATTTATTATGTCACTGGTTATGATCCAAATATTGGCAGGTATTACCTAAATAAATGTAATCAATTACCAAATGACTTGttcaattaataatttttttgtatgacAATGTGAGATAACAACTTGCAGGTTCTTCAGACTGTATCTTCAACTCCTACTTATGAAAGTGATGGCATCTGCATTCTTCCGATTCTTGGGGGCAGTTGGTAGGACTGCGATTGTTGGGAACACATTTGGTGCTCTGGCTTTGAtgactattttgatttttggtgGATATATGCTCTCACGAGgtgaattcaaaataaattttgatagaAAGTATAGGGAGCTGAAGGTTTTCTACTGAAGAGCATGGTaagaaatatattaatttctcttttgGTACTCACAGATAATGTGAAGAAATGGTGGATCTGGCTTTACTGGTTGTCGCCTGCAATGTATGGACAAAATGCACTAGCAGTAAATGAGTTCCTTGGAAACAGCTGGAAACATCCCGTatgtttcttgttttctttccaACATAGACCTTAACTTGTCCTTGCAAATTAAAATCATGCTAATTATATCTCACTTTATTTTTGTGTCGAAGGTTTATCcaaattcaacaaaaccaattGGAGTTGCTGTTTTGGAAGCTCGTGGAATGTTTCCATTTTCATATTGGTATTGGCTAGGAATTGGAGCAACAATTGGATTCACACTACTATACAATTGTCTCTTTACTATTGCCCTTACTTATCTCAAACGTACTACTCAGCACCGTACTTCTGTAAATTTTTCTAACAGGGAAATGACTTCgaattaagattttttttttctttttcctcttgtGGATGAAAATTTCAGCGATTGAGAAGCGTGAGTCCTTTATATCAGAAGAAACATTGAAAAGTAGATGGGTAGATAATATTGGAGCAACAATTGAGCTTCCTCATCAAGGGAGAAGATCTGTTGGTGGGACTGAATCTGCAGGTGATGAAtctcctttttgtttttgtgaaGTGATCACTTGAAACATCAGCTGCTATTTGTCAGTTAGTTTTATTTTCCTTCCATGATGCATATGTTTACACATACACTACCCTaagtgattaatttttttgaatgggAATCGCATACAACTTTTAGAGAGAGGAATTGGGATGATGAGAAGAGTCTCTTCTGCCATAACATTGACAACAACTGGGACCAATTCGGAGGTACACCAATCACAACCCAAAAGAAGAGGAATGATTCTTCCGTTTGAACTACATTCTATCACTTTTGACGAAATTAGATACTTCATCGACATGCCGCAGGTAACTtcaatttatgaaaaaatataaCCAGAAGCTAAAACTGGCTTGATGAATATTTAGGAACTAAAAAATGGCTGTTGTAATTGGACTTGCAGGAAATGAAAGAACAAGGCATTAATGAAGACAGATTGGAGCTGTTAAAGGGTGTGAGTGGCACTTTTAGGCCCGGTGTTCTTACAGCTCTTATGGGGGTTAGTGGTGCTGGTAAAACCACTTTGATGGATGTTCTAGCTGGTAGGAAAACTGGTGGATACATTGAGGGTACCATAACAGTTTCTGGTTACCCAAAGAAGCAAGAAACATTTGCTCGAATTTTTGGTTATTGTGAACAGAATGACATTCACTCTCCCTATGTTACTGTCTTCGAGTCCTTGGTCTACTCAGCATGGCTTCGGCTACCTCTTGAAGTTGATTCTGAAACTCGAAAGGTCAATTAATTTGAAACAATAATCTTTATCTTGGGTGACTAATGGAGGTGCAAAAATGTTAACATCTTGGTTACTTTGCCAACAGGCTAATTTAATTCCTAATATTATACATTTTTGCTGGTGTTTGGCTAGGACTGTCAGCTTTTCTTGGATAATTGGAAAAGTGAGCCTAGTTTAAGCATTTCTCATGGGATAGTCTAGCAAAAAGGCTATTCTCTGTGCGTTCAATTTTCCATGTTATTTATCATCTTAAGAGAGATTGTTATTATAGCTGCACATGGTGTTGATCAAACTTGCCTCATGAACTAGCTAGGCATGCTTTAATTAAACTTATGTTTGTTGATAGACTACAAGATGATTGAGTTCAATTATTTCTATTGGAGGAATCTACATTAAATTGCCATAATTGTGTTCAATTAGTGTCTGCAGATCTTTGTTGAGGAGGTAATGGAACTTGTGGAACTGTCCTCATTGAGGGAAGCACTTGTTGGGTTGCCAGGTGTGAATGGCCTGTCACTGGAGCAGCGCAAGAGATTGACTGTTGCCGTTGAGCTTATGTCAAACCCCTCCATAATTTTCATGGATGAGCCAACCTCAGGACTTGATGCAAGAGCCGCAGCCATTGTGATGAGAACAGTTAGAAATACTGTTGACACTGGAAGAACAGTAGTGTGTACAATCCATCAGCCAAGCATTGACATCTTTGAATCTTTTGATGAGGTTGGTTTGACTAGAGAGTTTCAATAAGTATAACATTTACCATTGTTTTTGTGAGatcttgaaatattttaccCAAGAATACAGCTATATCTAATGACACGAGGAGGACAAGAAATATATGTTGGGCCATTGGGTCAGCACTCTTGCCACCTAATTACGTATTTTGAGGTACGAAGCAAACGAGTCAAAAGTTGCTAACGGTGTTAAAATTAGTTCtttcttcaacattcaatCCTTTGTGTAACtgctattttattttgattctctTTGATCCTTTTCGTTTCGTTTTTGCTTTTAATATTTGACATGCAAATctataaattttcataatccAGGGTATAGAAGGAGTAGGAAAAATCAAGGATGGTTATAATCCAGCAACATGGGCTTTAGAGGTTGCAACTTCTGTCCAAGCCGCACTTGGAATAAATTTCAATGATGTTTACCGTAATTCAGAACTATACAGGTGTGTTATAGACTATTCAACTGTAATGATTTCAGTAGCTTAGCTGTGTCTCAGGTGAGtgtctaaaaaataaataaaaagagaatgaTCAATAATGAGCCCAAAGTGACCCTTAATTAGAATAAGCTAGATGTGTTACCGAAGTTCTAATCTGTCCTTGCATTCTGAACAGGAGAAATAAAGCTCTCATTAAAGAGCTAAGCACCCCCTCTCCAGGATCGAAGGACCTGTATTTTGTTACAAAATACTCACAGCCATTCTTCATCCAATTCAAAGCTTGCTTATGGAAACAGCATTGTTCATATTGGCGCAACACATCATACACTGCTTTTAGACTTTTCTTTACAGCATTTGCAGCTTTGATATTTGGAAGTATGTTTTGGGACCTCGGCTCCAAATGGTAAGGCCaaagataaattttctttGGTTGGAAACCAAATATAAGTAAATTGTAGTTTCAAGTATAATATCTCGCTACGTATACTAATCTGTTATTCACATCATTCTGATATCATTGTTGATAGGAAGAGGCAACAAGATTTATTTAATGCAATGGGTGCTATGTACACTTCTGTTATCTTCATTGGTGTTAACAACACCTTTTCAGTGATGCCAATAATTGCTGTGGAACGAACAGTCTTTTATAGAGAAAGGGCCGCTAGAATGTATTCAGCCATGGCATATACCCTTGCACAGGTAACTAGCTAGTTCcttagatttttctttcttttaatcaTAGGTTAAACAAGCAAACACAATATACAACTAAACATTATTCTCCGCCTGCTTGCCTCGGACTAAAACAAAACATGCTTCTCTTTTTTGGTTTAGGCTATGATTGAGCTCCCTTATCTTTTTGTACAAGCAGTGGTGTTTGGTGTTATCATTTATGCAATGATTGGATTTCAGTGGAATGCTGCTAAGTTCTTCTGGTATATGTTCATCATGTATTTTAACTTGTCGGGCTACACCTTTTATGGTATGATGGTCGTGGCATTGACACCAAACTTGCAAGTTGCATATATAGTTTCCACTGCAGTCTATGGACTATGGAGCCTGTTTGCAGGATTTTTGATTCCAAGACCTGTGAGTTTTCTTGATCTCATTATTCTTGAATGTATTTTTACATTCTCTTCATTTTCGGCACATGCAAATACATTAGCCCTGCACTCCTTTAAACCTCAATCTTCTCACGGTTTAACATTATACCTTTCAAGTTGAAACTCAAGTTTTAATAGTAACATCCCTTTCAGATTTCAGTAATTTTGAGCTGTTaccaatttttattattcttcttcttgaaATATAGAGAATTCCAGTGTGGTGGAGATGGTATTATTGGGCATGTCCACTTGCTTGGAccttatatggattgattacCTCACAATTCGGAGATGTGAAGGACACGCTTGACACAAATGAAACAGTGCAAAGTTTTATCAGAAGTTATTATGGTTTCAGACATGATTTCCTTGGGGTTGTTGCTGCTGTAATGGTTGCATTCCCAGCATTCTATGCTCTCACCTTTGCTTTTTCAATAAAGGTGCTTAATTTCCAGAAGAGGTGACAAGATTGTTGCGTACaaataatgtaaaatttaCATGTCTGATCACATGTATTACTTTAATAGATGGGGTCTTTCTGctgtgaaaaatgaaattgtatctgtcaagcccgaccttataaaatactttccatgtcattcatatgattgacaatatgcttgcatacttggaatgcctcgaaagaaaaatcgttaaaagacgacaatgtaccaaatggtacaattaagttaatttaagcctcaaactagatcaaatagagaatttaaaatgaaattaagaatattaaagtcccagaatgatttaatatggtgatttggagtttgaggatcaatttggagtccaaccgaaatttttactgtttagggacaaaatggtcatttgccacctagggacacaatggaaatttttagaaaagaatttttttttggccccatttgacttattggagtataatttgagggtttggcagtgaaaaagtttaatttcggtgatttctagagtgtagggacaaaaaaatcgtaattttacaactcgcggacaaaatttgagattttgagagaatttagatcaaatttgataaattggagaatggtatgagtataaggaatgaaaaatatgtctatgggcaatttttcagtttttgaggtaaaaatgtaatttttgacttttacgggggtaaaagtgtaaatttcaaaaattactccaccaagactttggataagtttgagaattttatctaagctatggatatgtgggacaagtgcatggtgaaaatttggaaacaattggatggctagaatttaaggaattaataaaacattaaaaaaataaataaaataatattatattattttagccattaaaaaggtcaaaattccagaattctcatcttttTCAGCAGTCCAAACCAGTggagaaaagggggaaaaaaacaaataagaaccctacctgaaaatttgggaaaaatcaagagaaatcaagaaattaagcattaaaaaggtaaatttcattgattttccttgtgattttcactacccatgcatttttttctcatttccatgcaaaattagaaagtgggtatggacacccatgctggccaaacctccatggatgagttttgagcttgatttttggttgattataattgaattaagtgattttagttaagttgtattgaaatatagtaaaaataagctagagatataattttctcccattgaaacccattatgccgaattttctaggggaatattggctgctgatcttgatgtttatttgaggaattatgatgaataatgatgaattatgagcctagaaaaataatgggaattttcggagcaaaaatatgaatttttacccactaggggtattttcgtaatttgctatcgagactgataatttgcaccacactgagggacattaagtcaatttgggtgcaattgaggtatagaaactgaaaaaaattaatttggagtttaaacggacgcgtatatcgatttatcgggtaaaagaccgaaataggctaacaccgcatttaggcaaaaatttagacatttttgcattccatatcaagcattagtagtctaaattagtttaatttcaatttagtaccaatgtggtgaatttctcgattttgtactgtgtcaaggtggtgagtcctccgataaaggcaagggaattgcacccgaggaccagtagtctgagtatttcgaaaatccccactctagacacggtgagtaaccttaccatcattttaattatctaaagtatgtttttattcggttttggtgaattttatgaaaatgagttcaaatggtaaatttttatgttttgtaaacaaaatgagtttaaatgaaaatattttataaattgtcttgaaacgaaataacgattttgaaaatagagtaattggagaccactgatatgttgtaaatttaaaattgaattaatggcttatgttattgtattggcatgactggctgggctgtgttttttatgaattatatgaattgctttattttacccttgcaggctgggtagtaatatattagccctgtcatgctgtcaaaattttattgtatggtgggtttgacctgctgcagtgggctggattctgtggactagcctattagaggggcacggaatcctgttatatttttacctcggttggagaggcgagtagggtaactcctgaggtataacttttagagttcacttcacgccaaaccacctcgtgaaggggaactcggccaacgtcaaggaatggctatgttttcaaaataaaaacatgactttctaatagccttggcggactcagttgggatagccctcggccaaggtatcccaaataactgagtatgataataatttttggcatgagccaagctttttaagaaattcataagccatactgattacttgctttaaataaattgatttcatttggttgaaataagttgaaagatgataaattacagtttgatgaaatgttttaatagtctccttttactcgactttagatattttgagtgatgtttgtttactcactgggattttataatctcaccaccctcatttccacccatttcaggctcagaatagattgtagataactgatatcggcgaggattacagttgaacttgccacatccaaagactgtaggttcatttcttttgatacttttggtcattcgtgggcccacgtgtcactgtaaattaaattctatactttggttatctgtattacggtatgtaagaatttattttgcttttacgctataaaaattatttatgcagtgttcttaaaatatcgttttatgtgaaaattgaatattttattgaatatttttattttattataacagtcataattccattttaaacgaatgttttagacatccaaaattatttttgattaagaaatatgtgttttccacttacatactatatttttagatgatttttgagatttttgggataaatgacaaaaatacccctgtgagacggaaattattatttcatttgtttaagttggaaacagtttaaaatcttttaaaatgtggtatttggaaacagttacccacaggagaaatgagaagctgatattaaagccttgcggggttccaattgacattctgggtaatgaatgtcgatcgagacgtcgcgacgattgtcacgggctcgatgggagtttcgagTCGTGACAGTATCCATCCGCTGCAAATGGTAGATAAGGAAAGAGGTGTCTTCCAACTTAATTTCATAATTCTTCCCCctcaataaaatgaaaatattaagatACCATGTTTGTATTTTTTCTCACTCGTATGAATATCTGCACTCAAACAGCTTATTTTTTATGCAATGAGAGCAagtggattttattttttaagatgtGCTAGAGTTTTCAACCTTTTGAACAGAATTCACTCAAGTAGCAAATGTTGGCTCATTTATAATGTTTAGTTCGTACTTTTTGAGGGCAATTTTCTCCCATTCTTGTGTCATAACTATTGGAGGGGTTTAGTATACAAACCAATAAATCCAAGAGAAATTGTTAAGTAGATTACTCTACCACGTCAACTATGATCCCACCCAGAGGCGGATCCAGGAATTTTTTTGACTGgtgtaataaataaaataataatagtaataattaaaaaaattagttagtacattaatatcactaaTTACATAAAACTCTAGTATAAGTAATATAATTAGTAGGGATTTTTGGCACTTAAGTGGTGTCACCTGACACCACTTGTGTCAACCTAGGTTCGCCCTTtgaattagttttaaaattgaccTTAGTTTTGAAATAACAAAGTTTAATGATCTAAATATGCTTTTAAACTAagtgaaactttttttttgattGAAGAATAATCCTCAAAATGTTTTGAAGTTGtttgtgaaaagaaaaatctatttGAACACTTTGAATCTCAAATTCCAATTATTAGAATCAACTTCTAGAAGTAAAGTAATGGACTGTTTGCAAAACAAAATGCAATATTTCTTCTCTGAAATAGgaaaaattgatttctttaaaGAGGAAACATTGATtattgaagaaataaaagataCTGGAACAAGAAGAATTGATATCTAAAAAGTAGTGGCTGATTCCTGATAAGGTAGAAGAAATCTGGAAGATCACTGCAAAGGCAAGAATCAACTTCTCAAGCATCAAATGATTGATTCTCAAAGATGCAAAGACAAAAATTAGAAActtgttgaagaagaaaagatggaGAAAAGGACAAGAATGGAGCGAAAAAAtgcaaatttgaatttttattttggcaCCCAGGTGATAAGAAGAATCGACTACTCAGATATGCAATGATCGATTATCACAAAACAAAATTCTCTTGACTTGAAGTGAGACAAGAAGAATTGATTATTCAGGAATGCAATGATCAAttcttagaaaataaaaaggttcAAGCTCAACTTGAGGCAAGAAGAATTGTTATCACAAGAGTAGAAAGGTCGATTCTCATGAAACAGAGAGGCTTGGGTCATGAAAGAATCGATATCTCACACATCCATTGATCGATTCTTGAAGTTCAACTGGCATAAGTCAAGTGGTTCTAGCATTCAAAAATGAAGCCAAATCTCTTTTCAACGGGCAAAAATCTTGAGGACTTATAAATACCATTATGAAGGACATTTTTGGAGAAAGAGAACACTCAAGAAAATCAttccaagaaaagaagaaagttgatATCCTTAAGGTTCacatctttttctctcttgaCTACATACTCTAAAAACAGAGCCTTTATCTTTGAGCTTTCAGTCTTTGAAACATTCTTATTCCTTTGTACCTAACCTAGCTTATCAGCCTCTTGAGGCATTAAGCTTTATAACAATCTACTGTTGTAAGGTTATACCTTCATAACAAAAGGTAGAAAAGTTATACCTTTATTAGGAAAAGGAAATGTGgttaacattaaaaaaaaaaaagtagtgCGGTTGTGCTTGATCCATAAAAGGCAGTGACTTGTGAAAATTGTGCTTGAtccaaaaaaaatagtaaCTTGTAAAGATTGTGTTTGAACCTGATTCCAAAAGgcaatatttatttgattcaaacttcTTATGTTATAAAGGAAGAAGACGTAAGCTTTGATGACTGAGCCTCTACAAAAATCATGGTTtggtattttcttttcctttatccTCTTTGCTTGCTCCCTACTTTATTTTTGTAAGCTCACATACTTTAGTTTTCAAGCTTAGTACTTAAAGTTTTAATCTTTAACTCgatttttaagaaataataaatttttattttgaaaactaattcACTCCCTCTTCATTACTTTATCTCAAGCTTCTCTAtctaacaattggtatcagagccaaGTTCTCAAGTGTGCAAGTTTAATAACCTTTAGAAGTTCTTGAAAGAAGCTTGAAgagataaaaataactaaaacaaGTTTTATTGGTGAATGACAGTCGATGATGAgaccttttttgtttttcgaAGAGAACTATCCATTTTAGAGGATGAGGTTTGAAAACTTTATTCTATTGGTTGATCTGGATATATGGGATATCATTTTGGAAGAACCTTATGTCTCGAGTAAGCTTGTATATAGTGTAAGACATATCAAAACTAGAGTTGAGTGGGATGACAAGGATAGAAAATTAGTTCAGCTAGATTATAAAGCAGTGACTGCTCGACTACATGGACTTAGTGAGAGTGAGTTACATATGGTAACAATGTGTACATCATTTAAGGAGATATGggataaactaaaaaaattgttatgaAGGCACCACACAAgtgaaagagtaaaaaattGGACTATTGACTCTAGATTATGAGCTATTTGAGATAAAGGAGGAAGagctaaaaaaaagaaatgtatGAGAGATTCACAAAGATAAGAGGAGGACTAAAGGCCTTAGGAAAAGAATTCCGTAATGCTCAGCTAGtgaaaaaaatctttattgTCTTCTTAAGTCATAAAAAACCAAGGTCACAATTATTGAAAAAACTAACGATTTGAATATCCTTAAACTAGATGAACTACTTAGATCTCTACTCACTTCTGAAATGCAACTTAAACATAAGAGTGCGAAAGATGAAACACTTTGAGGAGCCATTAAGAAAAAGGGTATGGCTCTTAAAACCACCCAAAAAGATGATAAGAGAAgtattaaaaatgatgaaaagaagaagatgatgagTAAATAGCATTATTAACTGAAAAATTTAATAGATTTTTGAGAGCTAAACAAGGAGGTAGAGATAGAAGACCCTTTAGAAGAAATGGACCTAAGAAAAATGCAAGGAAAGACATACCAAAGGGTGACCATAGGAAAGACCATATCATTTTCTATGAGTGAAATAAGCTTGGTCACACCAAATATAACTACCCTAGTGTCAATAAGGGCTATTCCAAGAAAAAAGTAATGATGGCTGTATGGAGTGTGTAAAGACTGACCTTATAAATGCTTGTTATGATATACATGTGATGAATAGCATGTTTACATGCTAGGAgggtcccgaaaaatttacaaaagtaggtattgtacctagaggtacaaaaaagttgatttaaacctcgaactagataaaatagatattttagagtgaaattgaaaattttatagtccaggaatgatttaaaatggtgatttggagttcgaagatcaatttggagtcaaattagaattttcatgttttaagggtaaaatggtaattttgtcactcgaggataaaatgggaatttttaaaaaatattttgatcacatttgactcattggagtattatgtgagtttgagaggtgaaaaatttaaattctgacACTTTTAGAGTCCTAgaggcaaaacggtaattttacgAGTTTACAGGGGCAAAGttggaattttggaattttacatcACGTAACACTTGTCATGTCCATGGATTTtagccattaacattttacactgtggataattgaaatattttatgtggtggagagagattgcttaatggataagtattacacatggaccaatagagacatgccatgtgtcaagc
It includes:
- the LOC18595824 gene encoding pleiotropic drug resistance protein 1, which encodes MGRENFNELEGNTLENFSTSLHDEDDEEALKWAALERLPTFDRVKKGLLLGSRGRTSEIDIKNLDFHERIKTVERLVKNTEEENEKFLLKLRNRIDRVGIKLPTIEVRFEHLNVDAEAYVGSRGLPAFLSYYTNMVESFLCFIHVLPSRKKQIRILQDVGGIIKPSRMTLLLGPPSSGKTTLLLALAGMLDQDLRSTGRVTYNGYDKREFVPQKSAAYISQLDLHIPEMTVRETLAFSARCQGVGSQYDMLMELLRREKASNIKPDPDIDIFMKAAATEGQEMSIIVDYVLKILGLEVCADTLVGDAMLRGISGGQKKRLTTGEMLVGPAKVLLMDEISTGLDSSTTFQVVNAIKRYVNILDGTALISLLQPPPETYDLFDDIILLSDGQIVYQGPREYVLEFFGSMGFKCPERKEVADFLQEVTSRKDQEQYWANKDEPYHYVTAKTFAEAFKSFHIGLKLIVELHTPFDKSKSHRAALTSKKYGARKKELVKACLSRELLLMKRNSFVTKFKLMQISALAFVFMTVFFRTEMHRDSISDGGIFMGSLCFLLYLMLFNGFSEMGMVIAKLPVFYKQRALLFYPPWAYALPSWFLRIPITVIEVAVFVVPIYYVTGYDPNIGRFFRLYLQLLLMKVMASAFFRFLGAVGRTAIVGNTFGALALMTILIFGGYMLSRDNVKKWWIWLYWLSPAMYGQNALAVNEFLGNSWKHPVYPNSTKPIGVAVLEARGMFPFSYWYWLGIGATIGFTLLYNCLFTIALTYLKPIEKRESFISEETLKSRWVDNIGATIELPHQGRRSVGGTESAERGIGMMRRVSSAITLTTTGTNSEVHQSQPKRRGMILPFELHSITFDEIRYFIDMPQEMKEQGINEDRLELLKGVSGTFRPGVLTALMGVSGAGKTTLMDVLAGRKTGGYIEGTITVSGYPKKQETFARIFGYCEQNDIHSPYVTVFESLVYSAWLRLPLEVDSETRKIFVEEVMELVELSSLREALVGLPGVNGLSLEQRKRLTVAVELMSNPSIIFMDEPTSGLDARAAAIVMRTVRNTVDTGRTVVCTIHQPSIDIFESFDELYLMTRGGQEIYVGPLGQHSCHLITYFEGIEGVGKIKDGYNPATWALEVATSVQAALGINFNDVYRNSELYRRNKALIKELSTPSPGSKDLYFVTKYSQPFFIQFKACLWKQHCSYWRNTSYTAFRLFFTAFAALIFGSMFWDLGSKWKRQQDLFNAMGAMYTSVIFIGVNNTFSVMPIIAVERTVFYRERAARMYSAMAYTLAQAMIELPYLFVQAVVFGVIIYAMIGFQWNAAKFFWYMFIMYFNLSGYTFYGMMVVALTPNLQVAYIVSTAVYGLWSLFAGFLIPRPRIPVWWRWYYWACPLAWTLYGLITSQFGDVKDTLDTNETVQSFIRSYYGFRHDFLGVVAAVMVAFPAFYALTFAFSIKVLNFQKR